The following are encoded in a window of Bacillus alveayuensis genomic DNA:
- a CDS encoding CRISPR/Cas system-associated protein Cas5 (RAMP superfamily) (product_source=COG1688; cath_funfam=3.30.1490.100; cog=COG1688; pfam=PF13240; smart=SM00028; superfamily=48452,57783; transmembrane_helix_parts=Inside_1_63,TMhelix_64_86,Outside_87_407), which yields MFCHQCGEKVSDQARFCPQCGVPLREGEQETDHHLDSVVGAVDEESNSLSNSDQASEHSKVRRLLPIALPVASLIIVASSIAGFYGYEKKVNAQVAGLQKKAEELALKGEYERAEKELNVALNLRPNYAMLSKDIHVIRQAEALAKGLQEVDQKIKQKQYDEATEQLENVKKEYEKRKGPLFNPFQKEITRRDITITVGKIKQELDELTTIEQLADKLNIVSTLSSEEAKQVKEQITNKIVQIASTEAEKEAKNKQFSKAISILDKGLQYAVNDEKLLSVKEKVKNEQAAFEKAEQERIEQAMKAAAQEDLKNRTAAVEVMALNVNEDEYGDLYMNGEIKNVATKGIYSITINYTITDAEGNYLDDGFTTVYPYYVKPGDTGTFEDIYYGVNENAKVAIDNITWYLD from the coding sequence GTGTTTTGTCATCAATGCGGTGAAAAAGTATCTGATCAAGCTCGGTTTTGCCCACAATGCGGTGTGCCGTTGCGGGAGGGGGAACAGGAGACAGATCATCATTTAGATAGCGTTGTGGGCGCAGTGGATGAGGAATCGAATTCGCTTTCTAATAGCGACCAAGCATCTGAACACAGTAAAGTCCGACGGTTATTGCCAATTGCCCTTCCTGTTGCGAGTTTGATTATTGTAGCTTCTAGCATTGCTGGTTTTTACGGTTATGAGAAAAAGGTAAACGCGCAAGTGGCAGGGTTGCAAAAAAAGGCGGAGGAGCTTGCTTTGAAAGGAGAATATGAAAGGGCGGAAAAAGAATTAAATGTAGCATTAAATCTTCGGCCGAATTATGCGATGTTATCTAAAGATATACATGTTATTCGACAAGCGGAAGCGCTTGCGAAAGGGCTGCAAGAAGTAGATCAAAAGATAAAACAAAAACAATATGATGAAGCTACCGAACAATTAGAAAATGTGAAAAAGGAATATGAAAAGAGAAAAGGCCCTTTGTTTAACCCGTTTCAGAAAGAAATTACGAGAAGAGATATTACGATAACGGTGGGGAAAATCAAACAGGAGTTAGACGAATTAACTACAATTGAACAATTGGCAGACAAGCTTAATATTGTTTCCACGTTATCATCAGAAGAAGCGAAACAAGTGAAAGAACAAATCACTAATAAAATCGTGCAGATTGCAAGCACCGAAGCGGAAAAAGAAGCAAAAAACAAACAGTTTTCAAAAGCGATTTCTATTTTAGATAAGGGGCTACAATATGCGGTGAATGATGAAAAACTTTTATCTGTCAAAGAAAAAGTAAAAAATGAACAGGCAGCGTTTGAAAAAGCAGAACAAGAACGAATAGAACAAGCAATGAAAGCCGCTGCCCAAGAAGATTTAAAGAATCGTACTGCCGCTGTGGAAGTGATGGCATTGAATGTCAATGAAGATGAGTACGGAGATCTTTATATGAATGGGGAAATCAAAAATGTTGCGACAAAAGGAATTTATTCGATTACGATTAATTACACAATTACTGATGCAGAAGGAAATTATTTAGATGATGGATTTACAACTGTGTATCCATATTATGTAAAACCAGGTGATACAGGAACATTTGAAGATATTTATTACGGAGTTAATGAAAATGCGAAAGTGGCTATTGACAATATTACATGGTATCTCGATTAA
- a CDS encoding S1-C subfamily serine protease (product_source=COG0265; cath_funfam=2.40.10.10; cog=COG0265; pfam=PF13365; superfamily=50494,54427; transmembrane_helix_parts=Inside_1_4,TMhelix_5_24,Outside_25_377) translates to MNKKWIISFLCTLAIWGAGIFVFIHIKESVPKKLSQPSIIAVAENKYEKKEETSPELKEIIHKSQKLVVQIETEDGTLGSGFLYNNKGDIVTNAHVVANVKEVKVKTADSKEFTGTVIGVSNNIDVALVRVPELSSLQPLKVTKNRKAEVGDEVLALGSSLGLQNTVTTGIISGVGRTFDLQPFHYENVYQISAPIAPGNSGGPLVDSKTGEVLGINSAGYDQGSIGFSIPITNVISLIEEWSEHPMTKLPEIVFVGNAYAHEEGDSFEEMAERLVSYFFENINYGDYVTAYSLLGSSWKSKISYEKFRNGYLDTLSVTVDDMNARQQGDTVSVTAVITAEERKNDGISYAKYKLNYEIGYENDELKILTGKGEEIK, encoded by the coding sequence ATGAACAAAAAATGGATTATCAGCTTTTTATGTACACTGGCCATATGGGGAGCGGGAATTTTTGTGTTTATACATATAAAAGAGTCCGTGCCGAAAAAATTATCTCAGCCATCCATCATTGCAGTAGCAGAAAATAAATATGAAAAGAAAGAAGAAACTTCACCAGAACTAAAAGAAATCATCCATAAATCACAAAAGCTAGTCGTACAAATAGAAACGGAGGATGGGACACTAGGTTCTGGATTTCTTTATAACAATAAAGGAGATATCGTTACGAACGCGCATGTTGTTGCGAATGTCAAAGAAGTGAAAGTAAAAACGGCAGATTCGAAAGAATTTACCGGGACTGTGATTGGCGTTAGTAATAATATAGATGTGGCGTTAGTGCGCGTGCCAGAACTTTCATCTTTACAACCACTAAAAGTGACAAAAAATCGAAAAGCGGAAGTAGGAGATGAAGTGCTGGCGCTAGGCAGTTCATTAGGATTACAAAACACGGTGACAACAGGAATTATTAGCGGGGTAGGGAGAACTTTTGATTTACAACCGTTTCATTATGAAAATGTATATCAAATTTCTGCGCCAATTGCCCCGGGAAATAGCGGTGGTCCACTTGTCGATAGTAAAACGGGAGAAGTATTGGGAATTAATTCAGCGGGGTATGATCAAGGTTCCATTGGCTTTAGCATCCCGATTACAAACGTTATTTCGCTTATTGAAGAATGGTCCGAACATCCAATGACTAAGTTGCCGGAAATTGTTTTTGTGGGTAATGCCTATGCTCATGAAGAAGGTGATTCTTTCGAAGAAATGGCGGAGCGTCTTGTTTCGTATTTCTTTGAAAATATTAATTATGGGGATTATGTAACTGCTTATTCACTATTAGGGAGTTCTTGGAAATCGAAAATATCATATGAAAAATTTAGAAACGGTTATTTAGATACATTGTCTGTTACTGTTGATGATATGAATGCAAGGCAACAAGGTGACACAGTGTCTGTCACTGCTGTGATTACGGCAGAGGAAAGGAAAAACGATGGAATTTCTTATGCAAAATATAAACTTAATTATGAGATTGGTTATGAAAATGATGAATTAAAAATATTAACTGGAAAAGGAGAAGAAATAAAATGA
- a CDS encoding hypothetical protein (product_source=Hypo-rule applied; smart=SM01343) codes for MTTVPLSVTGTVSLLISLQCGEKVFYKLIKHFNGWCEFVMVGDDDADVSLDMRHFDFLTGATGLLGRALNSKLKEYQVI; via the coding sequence ATGACGACGGTGCCCCTTTCCGTCACAGGCACAGTCTCTTTATTGATATCTCTCCAATGTGGAGAAAAAGTCTTTTACAAATTGATAAAACACTTTAACGGATGGTGTGAGTTCGTGATGGTCGGAGATGATGATGCCGACGTTTCGCTTGACATGCGGCATTTCGATTTTTTGACCGGTGCCACAGGCTTATTGGGTAGAGCCCTTAATTCTAAATTGAAAGAATACCAAGTTATTTGA
- a CDS encoding dTDP-4-dehydrorhamnose reductase (product_source=COG1091; cath_funfam=3.40.50.720; cog=COG1091; pfam=PF07993; superfamily=51735), producing MAAITDFSERKENIENTNVVGTKNIVTLSRDTDAPLSHVSKAYVYDFPNANRFCKKRNFYEISKRLDEKIVKDSLVKATIIRHSIIFGDSHHGTVSTLQGYHLLSRLIME from the coding sequence ATGGCGGCCATTACAGATTTTAGTGAAAGAAAAGAAAATATTGAAAATACAAATGTTGTGGGAACTAAGAATATTGTAACCTTGTCTAGAGACACAGATGCTCCTCTTTCCCATGTCAGTAAGGCATATGTTTATGATTTCCCAAATGCAAATCGCTTTTGTAAAAAACGTAATTTTTATGAAATCTCAAAAAGATTGGATGAAAAAATTGTTAAAGACAGTTTGGTAAAAGCAACCATTATCAGACATTCAATAATTTTTGGTGATTCTCATCATGGAACAGTGTCAACGTTGCAAGGATATCACTTACTAAGCCGATTGATAATGGAATAA
- a CDS encoding hypothetical protein (product_source=Hypo-rule applied; superfamily=51735), with amino-acid sequence MLPGLPHSILDIVPQDMIAEVIFALIHNDHIDGEFYVTNGQNAPMLKEVVDTIVQESTILFNKSISSPKIVDPDLFDRLIKPVFLPKLPFQVRKEIRRALFMRKYLTIEEALPSSLDFLNSHYGIKKIQDMKYVSKLKKETV; translated from the coding sequence ATGTTACCAGGTCTTCCACATTCTATTCTTGATATTGTTCCACAAGATATGATAGCAGAGGTTATTTTTGCCTTAATTCATAATGATCATATTGATGGCGAATTTTATGTTACTAATGGTCAGAATGCCCCGATGTTGAAAGAAGTGGTTGATACGATAGTACAGGAAAGTACGATTTTATTTAACAAATCTATTTCGTCTCCCAAAATTGTTGATCCTGATTTGTTTGATAGATTAATTAAGCCTGTGTTTTTACCGAAGCTTCCCTTTCAAGTTCGAAAAGAAATAAGAAGAGCTTTGTTTATGAGGAAATATTTAACAATAGAGGAAGCGTTGCCATCTTCGTTAGATTTTTTAAACAGTCATTATGGAATTAAAAAAATACAAGACATGAAATATGTCAGTAAGCTGAAGAAGGAGACGGTCTGA
- a CDS encoding hypothetical protein (product_source=Hypo-rule applied; superfamily=52980): MESKGIIKRIRGQDGLIRNYLGDFKFEFEKKEFKSSKKDGLSEDDIKEILNNYLISNGWSTQVAWGKSQGIDIVAFKGKERWIIEVKGCGSRSAMRVNYFLAILGETLQRMSDPNAKYSIALPDMKQYRNLWERLPRLAKERTGISIIFVNEDKQIEEVK, encoded by the coding sequence ATGGAATCAAAAGGAATAATTAAACGTATCAGAGGACAAGATGGGTTAATTAGGAACTACTTAGGTGATTTTAAATTTGAATTTGAGAAAAAAGAATTTAAATCCTCTAAAAAAGACGGATTGTCTGAAGACGATATTAAAGAAATATTAAATAATTATCTTATTTCTAATGGTTGGAGCACCCAGGTTGCATGGGGAAAGAGTCAAGGTATTGATATTGTTGCGTTCAAAGGTAAAGAAAGGTGGATAATTGAAGTTAAGGGTTGTGGCTCGCGAAGTGCGATGAGAGTAAACTACTTTTTAGCTATTTTAGGGGAAACGCTTCAAAGGATGAGTGATCCGAATGCAAAATATAGCATAGCTCTACCTGATATGAAGCAATATCGTAATCTATGGGAACGTTTACCTCGTCTTGCAAAAGAAAGAACTGGAATATCTATTATATTTGTAAATGAAGATAAACAGATTGAAGAAGTAAAATAA